One Shewanella sp. MR-4 DNA window includes the following coding sequences:
- the rpmD gene encoding 50S ribosomal protein L30 — protein MATKTVKVTQTKSAIGRLPKHRATLTGLGLRRIGHTVELEDTPSVRGMINKVYYMVKVED, from the coding sequence ATGGCTACTAAAACTGTAAAAGTTACTCAGACTAAAAGTGCTATCGGTCGTTTACCAAAGCACCGCGCGACCTTAACAGGTCTTGGTCTGCGTCGCATTGGTCACACTGTTGAATTAGAAGATACTCCTTCTGTTCGCGGTATGATCAACAAGGTCTACTACATGGTTAAGGTGGAGGATTAA
- the rplO gene encoding 50S ribosomal protein L15, which yields MRLNTLSPAAGAKHAPKRVGRGMGSGLGKTAGRGHKGQKSRSGGGVRPGFEGGQMPLKIRLPKFGFTSRRAMVTAEVRVLELAKVNGDVIDLNALKDANVITRNIQFAKIVLSGTIERPVTVKGLKVTKGARAAIEAAGGKIEE from the coding sequence ATGCGTTTAAATACTCTATCTCCAGCTGCAGGCGCTAAGCATGCACCAAAGCGTGTAGGCCGTGGTATGGGCTCAGGCTTAGGTAAAACTGCGGGTCGTGGTCATAAAGGCCAAAAATCTCGTAGCGGTGGCGGTGTACGCCCAGGCTTCGAGGGTGGTCAAATGCCACTTAAGATCCGTTTACCTAAATTTGGTTTTACCTCGCGTCGCGCTATGGTAACAGCTGAAGTTCGTGTACTCGAACTAGCTAAAGTTAACGGTGATGTTATCGACTTAAACGCTCTGAAAGATGCGAACGTTATTACTCGCAACATCCAGTTTGCGAAAATCGTTCTTTCAGGTACCATTGAGCGCCCAGTGACCGTAAAAGGTCTGAAGGTAACCAAAGGTGCACGTGCAGCAATTGAAGCTGCTGGCGGTAAGATCGAGGAATAA
- the secY gene encoding preprotein translocase subunit SecY: MAKPGLDLKSAKGGLSELKARLLFVIGAIIVFRAGSFVPIPGIDAAVLAELFAQQKGTILGMFNMFSGGALSRASIFALGIMPYISASIIMQLLTVVHPALAELKKEGESGRKKISQYTRWGTLVLGTFQSIGIATGLPNLVPGLVVNIGFGFYFVAVVSLVTGTMFLMWLGEQITERGIGNGISILIFAGIVAGLPSAIGQTAEQARQGDLNVLVLLLLAVIIFAVTYFVVFVERGQRRIVVNYAKRQQGRKVFAAQSTHLPLKINMAGVIPPIFASSIILFPGTLAQWFGQNESMSWLSDFSLAVSPGQPLYSLLYAAAIIFFCFFYTALVFNPRETADNLKKSGAFIPGIRPGEQTSRYIDKVMTRLTLAGALYITFICLIPEFMLIAWKVQFYFGGTSLLIMVVVIMDFMAQVQTHMMSHQYESVMKKANLVNKANLDRFGR; the protein is encoded by the coding sequence ATGGCAAAACCAGGACTTGATTTAAAAAGCGCGAAAGGTGGACTTTCTGAATTGAAAGCTCGCCTCCTGTTCGTGATTGGTGCGATTATCGTCTTTAGAGCCGGTTCGTTTGTGCCAATTCCTGGTATTGACGCAGCTGTATTAGCAGAGCTGTTTGCTCAGCAAAAAGGTACCATCCTTGGCATGTTTAACATGTTCTCGGGTGGTGCTCTTTCCCGTGCTTCTATCTTCGCATTAGGTATCATGCCGTACATTTCGGCATCGATTATCATGCAGTTATTGACTGTTGTGCATCCTGCACTCGCTGAATTGAAAAAAGAAGGCGAGTCTGGACGTAAAAAAATCAGTCAGTACACACGATGGGGTACGTTGGTGCTGGGTACATTCCAGTCGATCGGTATTGCAACAGGGTTACCAAACTTAGTCCCAGGCCTTGTGGTCAACATTGGATTCGGTTTCTACTTTGTAGCGGTTGTGAGCTTAGTAACAGGAACTATGTTCCTGATGTGGCTAGGTGAACAAATTACCGAACGAGGTATAGGTAACGGTATCTCGATTTTAATTTTCGCAGGTATTGTTGCTGGATTACCTTCCGCTATCGGCCAAACGGCTGAGCAGGCGCGTCAAGGTGACCTGAATGTGTTAGTATTGTTGTTGCTCGCGGTAATTATTTTTGCTGTGACTTATTTCGTGGTGTTTGTAGAACGTGGTCAACGTCGTATCGTTGTTAACTACGCTAAGCGCCAGCAAGGCCGTAAGGTGTTCGCTGCGCAATCTACTCACTTGCCGCTGAAAATAAACATGGCGGGTGTAATTCCCCCAATTTTTGCGTCAAGCATCATTTTGTTCCCAGGTACACTGGCTCAGTGGTTTGGTCAAAATGAGTCTATGTCATGGTTAAGTGATTTTTCACTGGCTGTGTCACCAGGACAACCGCTTTACTCATTATTGTATGCAGCAGCGATTATCTTCTTCTGTTTCTTCTATACTGCGTTGGTATTTAACCCACGTGAAACAGCAGATAACCTGAAGAAGAGTGGTGCATTCATCCCTGGGATCCGTCCTGGAGAACAGACTTCGCGTTACATTGATAAAGTAATGACTCGCCTAACATTAGCTGGCGCGTTATACATTACCTTTATCTGTTTAATTCCGGAGTTCATGTTAATTGCGTGGAAAGTACAGTTCTATTTTGGCGGTACTTCACTACTAATTATGGTAGTCGTAATCATGGACTTCATGGCTCAGGTTCAGACCCATATGATGTCACATCAATATGAGTCTGTGATGAAGAAAGCTAACCTAGTAAACAAAGCGAATTTAGATCGCTTTGGTCGCTAA
- the rpmJ gene encoding 50S ribosomal protein L36 — MKVRASVKKICRNCKIVKRSGVVRVICVEPKHKQRQG; from the coding sequence ATGAAAGTTCGAGCTTCCGTGAAGAAGATCTGCCGTAACTGCAAGATCGTCAAGCGTAGTGGCGTTGTACGCGTTATCTGTGTTGAACCAAAACACAAACAGCGTCAAGGCTAA
- the rpsM gene encoding 30S ribosomal protein S13, which translates to MARIAGINIPDQKHTVIALTAIFGIGRTRARAICAATSIAETAKIKELSEAQIDTLREEVAKYLVEGDLRREISMNIKRLMDLGCYRGLRHRRSLPLRGQRTKTNARTRKGPRKPIKK; encoded by the coding sequence GTGGCCCGTATCGCTGGCATTAACATTCCTGATCAAAAGCATACAGTCATCGCATTGACTGCAATTTTCGGCATCGGCCGTACTCGCGCTAGAGCAATCTGCGCGGCTACGTCAATTGCTGAAACTGCTAAGATCAAGGAATTGAGCGAAGCTCAAATCGACACCCTACGCGAAGAAGTTGCCAAATACTTAGTAGAAGGTGACTTACGTCGTGAGATTTCTATGAACATCAAGCGTCTTATGGATCTTGGTTGTTATCGTGGTCTCCGCCATCGTCGTAGCCTGCCTCTTCGTGGGCAACGTACTAAGACCAATGCGCGTACGCGTAAAGGTCCACGTAAACCAATCAAGAAGTAA
- the rpsK gene encoding 30S ribosomal protein S11, which yields MAKVPSRSPRKRVRKQVADGMAHIHASFNNTIVTITDRQGNALSWATSGGSGFRGSRKSTPFAAQVAAERAGAAAQDYGLKNLEVFVKGPGPGRESAIRALNAVGYKITNITDVTPIPHNGCRPPKKRRV from the coding sequence ATGGCTAAAGTTCCGTCACGTTCTCCGCGTAAGCGCGTACGTAAACAGGTTGCAGATGGCATGGCTCATATCCATGCTTCTTTCAACAACACAATTGTCACCATTACAGATCGTCAAGGTAATGCGTTGTCATGGGCTACTTCAGGTGGTTCAGGTTTCCGTGGTTCACGTAAATCTACTCCATTTGCTGCACAGGTAGCTGCTGAGCGTGCAGGTGCTGCTGCTCAAGACTACGGTTTAAAAAACCTTGAAGTGTTTGTGAAGGGTCCAGGTCCAGGTCGTGAATCAGCCATTCGTGCGCTGAACGCTGTTGGTTACAAAATTACCAACATTACCGATGTGACGCCGATCCCTCATAATGGTTGTCGTCCTCCTAAAAAGCGTCGTGTATAA
- the rpsD gene encoding 30S ribosomal protein S4: protein MARYLGPKLKLSRREGTDLFLKSGVRAIDSKCKLESAPGQHGARKPRLSEYGLQLREKQKVRRIYGVLEKQFRNYYKEAARLKGNTGENLLQLLETRLDNVVYRMGFGATRAESRQLVSHKSVMVNGRVVNIPSFKVSANDVVSIREKSRTQARIKAALEVAAQREKPTWVEVDSAKMEGAFKRIPERSDLSAEINEQLIVELYSK from the coding sequence ATGGCAAGATACTTGGGTCCCAAGCTCAAGCTCAGCCGCCGAGAAGGTACTGACCTTTTCTTAAAAAGCGGTGTGAGAGCAATCGATTCAAAGTGTAAACTGGAATCAGCACCTGGACAGCATGGCGCTCGTAAGCCACGTCTGTCAGAGTACGGTTTACAGTTACGCGAAAAACAAAAAGTTCGTCGTATTTACGGTGTGTTAGAAAAACAATTCCGTAACTACTACAAAGAGGCTGCACGTCTGAAAGGCAACACTGGTGAGAACCTGTTGCAACTTTTAGAAACTCGTTTAGATAACGTTGTTTATCGTATGGGTTTCGGTGCGACTCGTGCAGAATCACGTCAGCTAGTGAGCCATAAATCTGTTATGGTTAACGGTCGTGTTGTTAACATTCCGTCATTCAAAGTGTCTGCGAATGATGTTGTAAGCATCCGTGAAAAGTCACGCACTCAAGCTCGTATCAAAGCGGCTTTAGAAGTGGCTGCTCAACGCGAGAAGCCTACATGGGTTGAAGTCGACAGCGCGAAAATGGAAGGTGCTTTCAAGCGTATTCCAGAACGTAGCGATTTGTCTGCGGAAATTAACGAACAGCTGATCGTCGAGCTTTACTCTAAGTAA
- a CDS encoding DNA-directed RNA polymerase subunit alpha: protein MQGSVTEFLKPRLVDIEQVNSTRAKVTLEPLERGFGHTLGNALRRILLSSMPGCAVTEVEIDGVLHEYSSKEGVQEDILEILLNLKGLAVTIEGKDEAMLTLSKSGAGPVIAADITHDGDVTIVNPDHVICHLTGNNDISMRIRVERGRGYVPASARAQTEDDDRPIGRLLVDASFSPVARIAYNVEAARVEQRTDLDKLVIDMTTNGTIDPEEAIRRSATILAEQLDAFVELRDVTEPEMKEEKPEFDPILLRPVDDLELTVRSANCLKAEAIHYIGDLVQRTEVELLKTPNLGKKSLTEIKDVLASRGLSLGMRLENWPPASLADDL from the coding sequence ATGCAGGGTTCTGTTACAGAATTTCTTAAACCGCGTCTCGTTGATATCGAGCAGGTTAACTCAACACGTGCCAAGGTTACTTTGGAACCGCTTGAGCGTGGTTTCGGCCACACTTTAGGTAACGCGTTGCGTCGCATCCTATTGTCGTCTATGCCCGGCTGCGCGGTTACCGAAGTCGAGATTGACGGCGTGCTGCACGAATACAGCAGTAAGGAAGGCGTACAAGAAGATATCCTTGAAATCTTGCTGAACCTGAAAGGGTTAGCAGTGACTATCGAGGGTAAAGACGAGGCTATGCTTACATTAAGCAAGTCCGGCGCAGGCCCTGTCATCGCAGCAGATATCACGCATGATGGTGATGTCACTATCGTGAATCCTGATCATGTTATCTGTCATTTAACAGGTAACAATGATATCAGCATGCGTATTCGCGTTGAGCGTGGTCGTGGTTATGTGCCAGCATCTGCTCGTGCACAGACTGAAGACGATGACCGCCCAATCGGCCGCTTGCTGGTTGATGCTTCTTTCTCGCCAGTTGCACGTATTGCCTACAATGTAGAAGCAGCACGTGTGGAACAGCGTACTGACTTGGATAAACTCGTTATCGATATGACCACTAACGGTACTATCGATCCTGAGGAAGCTATCCGTCGTTCTGCAACCATCTTAGCTGAACAGCTGGATGCGTTCGTTGAGCTGCGCGACGTGACTGAGCCAGAAATGAAAGAAGAGAAGCCGGAGTTCGATCCGATTCTGTTGCGTCCTGTCGACGATTTAGAGCTAACTGTACGTTCGGCTAACTGCTTGAAAGCCGAAGCGATTCATTACATCGGAGATCTGGTACAGCGTACTGAAGTTGAGCTGCTGAAGACCCCTAACTTAGGTAAGAAATCTCTTACTGAAATTAAGGACGTTTTAGCTTCTCGCGGACTGTCGTTAGGTATGCGTCTGGAAAACTGGCCTCCAGCTAGTTTAGCAGACGACCTATAA
- the rplQ gene encoding 50S ribosomal protein L17 yields the protein MRHRKSGRQLNRNSSHRQAMFRNMASSLVRHEIIKTTVAKAKELRRVVEPLITLAKSDSVANRRLAFARTRDAEVVGKLFTELGPRYQERPGGYTRILKCGLRAGDKAPMAYIELVGRPEAAQAVEVEAAE from the coding sequence ATGCGCCATCGTAAGAGTGGTCGTCAACTTAACCGCAACAGCAGCCACCGCCAAGCTATGTTCCGTAACATGGCAAGCTCACTGGTTCGTCATGAGATCATCAAGACAACCGTAGCTAAAGCGAAAGAACTGCGTCGCGTAGTTGAGCCTCTGATAACACTTGCTAAGAGTGACAGCGTTGCAAACCGTCGTTTAGCGTTTGCACGTACTCGCGACGCTGAAGTCGTAGGTAAGTTATTCACTGAATTGGGTCCACGTTACCAGGAACGTCCTGGTGGCTACACCCGTATCCTTAAGTGCGGTTTACGTGCTGGTGATAAAGCCCCAATGGCTTACATCGAGCTAGTAGGTCGTCCAGAAGCTGCTCAAGCTGTTGAAGTTGAAGCTGCTGAGTAA
- a CDS encoding ABC transporter substrate-binding protein yields MKTIKPLLRRWRLFLLLIPICYPAALFAAKVVVIESYHQSYLWDRQYYQAILDKITPEHQVLHFEMDTKRLPKERYVERAELAWQFIKQQTPQLVILADDNAVNYLHQRLNDSQIPVVYLGVNINPREYHLNDYKRFTGVLERPLLKRSLLLLQRILPPQKHRKILVLFDDSNTSKLTANYISNQSTSLISDIEIHVLKLATLKEWQQQVNSAKDNGYSAIVVALYHAVRNEQEQSVNADQLLEWIASNTPIPNFGFWGFSIYAKGNIGGYVLDGYHHGTIAADMAQRILDGVTPENIFPVTDDLGQYRFSYSGMKKWQLTLPKEIEKQTTWVD; encoded by the coding sequence ATGAAAACAATAAAGCCACTGCTAAGAAGATGGCGACTGTTCCTTCTCCTGATACCCATCTGTTACCCTGCCGCGCTATTTGCCGCTAAAGTAGTAGTGATTGAGAGTTATCATCAGAGCTACCTTTGGGATAGACAATATTATCAAGCCATACTCGATAAAATTACCCCTGAACATCAAGTACTCCACTTCGAGATGGACACCAAACGCCTACCTAAGGAGCGCTATGTGGAGCGAGCCGAACTGGCTTGGCAATTTATAAAACAACAAACACCTCAGCTCGTTATCCTTGCAGACGACAATGCGGTGAACTATCTCCATCAACGTCTTAATGACAGCCAAATTCCGGTGGTTTACCTTGGTGTGAATATCAATCCAAGGGAATACCATTTAAACGACTACAAGCGCTTTACAGGCGTGCTGGAGAGGCCCTTGCTGAAACGTTCATTGCTATTGTTACAGAGAATTCTCCCGCCGCAAAAACACAGAAAAATTTTAGTGCTGTTCGATGACAGTAATACCTCAAAGCTTACAGCCAACTATATCAGCAACCAATCGACTAGCCTCATCAGTGATATCGAAATTCATGTGCTTAAGTTGGCAACCCTTAAGGAATGGCAGCAACAAGTCAACTCAGCGAAAGACAATGGTTATAGCGCTATTGTTGTTGCCTTATATCATGCCGTTAGAAATGAGCAGGAGCAGTCGGTTAATGCAGACCAATTATTAGAGTGGATAGCAAGTAATACGCCTATACCTAATTTTGGCTTCTGGGGGTTTAGCATCTATGCCAAGGGCAATATAGGAGGCTATGTACTTGATGGCTATCATCATGGCACGATCGCAGCGGATATGGCACAGCGCATTCTCGACGGCGTGACCCCAGAGAATATCTTCCCCGTCACGGACGACCTAGGGCAATATCGATTTAGCTATTCAGGTATGAAGAAATGGCAACTTACACTGCCGAAGGAAATTGAAAAACAAACGACTTGGGTGGATTAA
- the ccmE gene encoding cytochrome c maturation protein CcmE, whose product MNPRRKKRLTLAIALIGGVAAIASLLLYALNSNLNLFYTPSEIVNGKADTGVKPEAGQRIRVGGMVTVGSMVRDPNSLHVQFAVHDSLGGEIMVTYDDLLPDLFREGQGIVAQGVLGEDGKLAATEVLAKHDENYMPPEVAEAMGQKHEKLDYSQQKSAAQ is encoded by the coding sequence GTGAACCCAAGACGCAAAAAGAGACTGACGTTAGCCATAGCATTGATCGGTGGCGTAGCCGCGATTGCTTCGCTACTGCTGTATGCGCTGAACTCCAACTTGAACTTATTCTATACACCGTCTGAAATCGTTAACGGTAAGGCCGACACCGGCGTTAAACCCGAAGCGGGTCAGCGTATTCGTGTGGGCGGCATGGTAACGGTCGGCTCTATGGTGCGCGACCCAAACAGCCTGCATGTACAGTTTGCCGTTCACGATTCATTAGGCGGCGAAATCATGGTGACCTACGACGATCTGCTGCCCGATCTGTTCCGTGAAGGACAAGGCATCGTGGCGCAAGGCGTACTAGGTGAAGACGGCAAGTTGGCCGCGACCGAAGTTCTGGCTAAGCATGATGAAAACTACATGCCGCCAGAAGTAGCAGAGGCCATGGGCCAAAAACATGAGAAGCTTGATTACAGCCAGCAGAAATCGGCAGCGCAATAA
- the ccmD gene encoding heme exporter protein CcmD — protein MQFDSISDFFNMGGYAFYVWLAYGVTFFCLSTLIITSARQKRKVLIEIAKKMNREERLKETRSTKS, from the coding sequence ATGCAATTCGATTCTATCAGTGATTTTTTTAACATGGGTGGCTATGCATTTTATGTGTGGCTTGCCTATGGCGTGACCTTCTTCTGTTTATCGACGCTGATCATCACCAGCGCGCGCCAAAAGCGCAAAGTGCTAATTGAAATAGCGAAGAAGATGAACCGCGAAGAGCGCCTCAAAGAAACTAGGAGTACCAAATCGTGA
- a CDS encoding heme ABC transporter permease, producing the protein MWKWLHPYADPERAYKLSGTLFPWFATLACLFITVGTVWGLMFAPTDYQQGDSYRIIFIHVPAASMSMAAYMGMATAAFIGLVWQVKLADWAAASIAPIGAVITFIALFTGAAWGKPMWGTWWVWDARLTSELVLLFLYLGVISLYASFEDKVLAARAAGILAIVGVINIPIIKYSVEWWSSLHQPSTIKITSKSTMSSEMLYPLLINILGFGLMIGAITIVRFRAEILARNGMRPWVRELAKAEEVK; encoded by the coding sequence ATGTGGAAATGGTTACACCCTTACGCGGATCCTGAACGCGCTTACAAATTATCAGGAACGTTATTTCCATGGTTTGCTACCCTAGCCTGTCTTTTTATTACCGTAGGCACCGTTTGGGGATTGATGTTTGCCCCAACAGATTACCAACAGGGTGATAGCTACCGTATCATCTTTATCCACGTTCCAGCCGCTTCTATGTCGATGGCAGCTTATATGGGGATGGCGACAGCGGCATTTATCGGTTTAGTCTGGCAAGTTAAACTGGCAGACTGGGCAGCCGCTTCTATTGCGCCTATCGGTGCAGTAATCACCTTTATTGCCCTCTTTACTGGTGCCGCTTGGGGTAAACCCATGTGGGGCACTTGGTGGGTATGGGATGCGCGTCTGACCTCTGAATTAGTACTACTATTCCTCTACTTAGGTGTGATTTCACTCTACGCTTCTTTTGAGGATAAAGTTCTCGCCGCGCGTGCAGCAGGGATCTTAGCGATCGTTGGCGTGATCAACATTCCGATCATCAAATACTCAGTGGAATGGTGGAGCTCACTGCACCAACCCTCCACCATTAAAATTACCTCTAAATCGACTATGTCGAGTGAAATGTTGTACCCACTTTTAATCAATATTTTAGGTTTCGGCCTTATGATAGGGGCTATCACTATTGTGAGATTTAGAGCAGAAATCTTAGCAAGAAACGGCATGCGCCCCTGGGTGCGTGAACTTGCCAAAGCTGAGGAGGTCAAATAA
- the ccmB gene encoding heme exporter protein CcmB, translated as MKRGISFTTAFFTLLQRDLKIAIRHRGDIFNPLLFFIMVVTLFPLGIGPEPQMLARIAPGIIWVAALLASMLSLERLFKADFSDGSLEQMLLSPQPLSVLVLAKVLAHWLLTGVPLIIIAPLLAVLLNLEANSYGALIATLALGTPVLSLLGAIGVALTVGLRKGGVLLSLLILPLYIPVLIFATSAIDAAGMNLPYDGQLAIIGAMLIGSLTLAPFAIGASLRVSTN; from the coding sequence ATGAAAAGAGGCATCAGCTTTACTACAGCGTTTTTCACGCTACTGCAGCGGGATCTAAAAATCGCCATTCGTCATCGCGGAGATATCTTTAATCCCTTGTTATTCTTCATCATGGTCGTGACCTTATTTCCACTCGGTATTGGCCCTGAACCACAAATGTTGGCTCGCATTGCCCCAGGGATTATTTGGGTTGCTGCCCTACTGGCATCGATGTTGTCACTCGAGCGCCTATTTAAAGCCGACTTCAGTGACGGTAGTTTAGAGCAAATGCTGCTCAGCCCACAGCCACTCTCGGTATTAGTATTGGCCAAAGTGCTAGCCCATTGGCTACTGACTGGCGTGCCATTAATTATTATCGCGCCCCTGCTCGCGGTGTTACTCAACCTAGAAGCCAACAGCTATGGCGCACTGATCGCGACTCTGGCGTTAGGAACACCGGTATTGTCGCTCCTCGGCGCCATTGGTGTGGCTTTAACCGTTGGTTTACGTAAAGGCGGCGTGTTACTGAGTTTACTGATCCTACCGCTTTATATTCCTGTGCTGATTTTCGCGACCAGCGCCATAGATGCGGCAGGAATGAATTTACCCTATGATGGTCAGCTCGCTATAATTGGCGCCATGTTGATCGGTTCGTTAACCTTAGCACCCTTTGCTATTGGTGCATCTCTGCGAGTGAGTACTAACTAA
- the ccmA gene encoding cytochrome c biogenesis heme-transporting ATPase CcmA, with amino-acid sequence MTNITSVNTLVSASKLTCIREERILFDELSFDINAGDIIQIEGPNGAGKTSLLRILAGLSRPYAGQTFYLNEDINRCRDEYNEDLLYLGHLAGVKSELTAEENLNFNLRISGYDDFDTAAILAKVNLAGFEEALAGHLSAGQHRRTALARLWHNDCKVWILDEPFTAIDKKGVEELEQLFIQHADNGGCVILTTHQDMGIIKDDRLRKIRLDYRFV; translated from the coding sequence GTGACAAATATAACTTCAGTAAACACACTGGTATCGGCGAGCAAGCTGACATGTATCCGCGAAGAACGCATCCTATTTGATGAACTAAGTTTTGATATAAATGCTGGCGATATCATCCAGATTGAGGGCCCAAATGGCGCCGGCAAAACCAGCTTATTACGTATATTGGCAGGCTTATCTCGCCCTTACGCTGGGCAAACCTTTTATCTCAACGAAGATATCAATCGTTGCCGCGATGAATATAACGAAGATTTGTTGTATTTAGGCCATCTCGCAGGGGTGAAATCCGAATTAACCGCTGAAGAAAACCTTAACTTCAATTTAAGAATCAGTGGCTATGATGATTTTGATACTGCAGCTATTTTAGCTAAAGTGAATTTAGCTGGATTCGAAGAAGCGCTGGCTGGACATTTATCCGCAGGTCAACATCGCCGCACCGCATTAGCAAGACTTTGGCATAACGATTGTAAAGTGTGGATCCTCGATGAACCTTTTACAGCCATTGATAAAAAAGGTGTCGAAGAGCTTGAGCAATTATTTATTCAACATGCGGATAATGGTGGCTGTGTGATCCTCACCACCCACCAAGATATGGGCATTATCAAAGATGATAGGCTTCGTAAAATTCGTCTAGATTATCGCTTCGTATAA
- a CDS encoding c-type cytochrome: MKKLLAMTAVAALTMSVNVSAQDAEAIFNKACTVCHSMGVAGAPKAHNAAEWEPRLAKGMDTLLHSVKTGLNAMPPGGMCTDCTDEDYKAAIEFMSKAQ, encoded by the coding sequence ATGAAAAAACTGTTAGCAATGACTGCAGTCGCTGCTTTGACTATGTCAGTCAACGTTTCAGCTCAAGATGCTGAAGCTATTTTCAACAAGGCATGTACCGTATGCCACAGTATGGGTGTTGCTGGTGCTCCAAAGGCGCACAATGCTGCTGAGTGGGAACCACGCTTAGCAAAAGGTATGGACACTCTGTTACACAGTGTGAAAACAGGTTTAAACGCAATGCCACCAGGTGGTATGTGTACTGATTGTACTGACGAAGATTACAAAGCAGCTATCGAGTTTATGTCTAAAGCTCAGTAA
- the ccmI gene encoding c-type cytochrome biogenesis protein CcmI, with translation MTTFWIFIALVVLVSLMLIWIPHFRQQKLLRTEEAGVRKQTNLELFNERLATLEKELNEELLDQAEFDALKKELEISLLQDIKQASDDSLVNQIKPKSILWPSIMSVCLIAISGYLYQHLGAFENIGNTQPANPHAGMDAAQIMAQRVQMMEAQVQAEPENSQAWFSLGHAYISANQFDKAVAAFDKVMDLVGKHAELLGPKATALYYKNGQQMTPQIQALIDESLALDPLDPSTLLLVGMDAFFTANYQKAIDSWQAILSSDRTDVDRAALMNAIETANLRMQGETAGMPNDDVHKQAKVATKSVSIEISISPELAAQASPEDTIFVFARATEGPKVPLAATKVSAKSLPITVTLDDSTGMGGDVKLSQTASVEVIAVLSKHGNIKPQAGDIQGKVSKVNVGETANLVLDTQVQ, from the coding sequence ATGACGACATTTTGGATTTTTATTGCGCTTGTTGTGTTGGTCAGCTTAATGCTGATCTGGATCCCGCATTTCAGACAGCAAAAGTTGTTACGCACTGAAGAAGCCGGCGTTCGCAAACAAACTAACCTTGAGTTGTTCAATGAACGTCTTGCCACTCTCGAGAAAGAGCTTAATGAAGAACTACTCGACCAAGCAGAGTTTGATGCTCTAAAGAAAGAGTTAGAAATCAGCCTGCTCCAAGATATCAAACAAGCGAGCGATGATTCACTCGTCAATCAAATCAAACCTAAGAGCATTCTGTGGCCATCAATCATGTCAGTTTGCTTGATTGCGATCTCAGGTTACCTCTATCAGCATTTAGGCGCTTTTGAGAATATTGGTAATACTCAACCTGCTAACCCACATGCGGGTATGGACGCAGCGCAAATCATGGCGCAACGCGTACAAATGATGGAAGCCCAAGTACAAGCCGAGCCTGAAAACAGCCAAGCTTGGTTCAGCCTTGGACATGCTTATATTTCGGCAAACCAATTCGATAAAGCCGTTGCCGCGTTCGATAAAGTCATGGATTTAGTCGGTAAGCATGCAGAGCTACTTGGCCCTAAAGCAACTGCACTGTACTACAAAAACGGTCAGCAAATGACACCGCAAATCCAAGCCTTAATTGATGAATCCTTAGCATTAGATCCACTGGATCCATCGACATTACTGCTCGTGGGTATGGATGCTTTCTTCACGGCTAACTATCAAAAGGCCATTGATTCATGGCAAGCCATTCTAAGCAGCGACCGCACCGATGTTGACCGCGCCGCACTGATGAATGCGATTGAAACAGCCAACCTGCGTATGCAAGGCGAAACTGCTGGCATGCCTAACGATGACGTACACAAACAGGCAAAAGTTGCGACGAAATCCGTAAGCATCGAAATTTCAATTTCACCTGAGCTAGCAGCACAAGCAAGCCCAGAAGACACTATCTTTGTATTCGCCCGCGCAACTGAAGGCCCTAAAGTGCCATTAGCTGCGACTAAGGTCAGCGCAAAATCCTTACCAATAACAGTCACCTTAGATGACAGCACTGGCATGGGTGGCGACGTGAAACTAAGCCAAACTGCGAGCGTTGAAGTGATCGCGGTGTTGTCTAAGCATGGCAATATCAAGCCTCAAGCGGGTGACATTCAAGGCAAGGTTAGCAAAGTGAATGTGGGTGAAACCGCAAACTTAGTACTAGATACTCAGGTGCAATAA